A single window of Achromobacter xylosoxidans DNA harbors:
- a CDS encoding DUF2612 domain-containing protein yields the protein MANTDDYIARLSAWHRGKPRFVATVTALCGAAASLRELYGGMPAAFDLDLAVGAQLDAVGRWVGLDRKVRTPIANVYFSHDTDGLGFDQGVWQGPFDPDSGLTALDDDTYRLLLRAKIGANHWDGTLETSAAILERIFGGGTHVFIQDNGDMSVDIGVAGTPPSALFLALLTGGYIPLKPEGVRISYYVIPSNEGPLFGFDVQNHYISGFDSGLWGSLFAG from the coding sequence ATGGCCAATACGGACGACTACATCGCGCGGCTGTCGGCCTGGCACCGCGGCAAGCCCAGGTTCGTTGCCACCGTGACCGCCCTGTGCGGCGCGGCGGCCAGCCTGCGTGAGTTGTACGGCGGCATGCCGGCGGCTTTCGACCTGGACCTGGCGGTCGGGGCGCAGCTGGATGCCGTGGGGCGCTGGGTGGGGCTGGACCGGAAGGTCCGCACGCCGATCGCCAACGTGTATTTCTCGCACGACACCGACGGCCTGGGTTTCGACCAAGGGGTATGGCAGGGACCGTTCGATCCGGACAGCGGCCTGACCGCGCTGGACGACGACACCTATCGCCTGCTGCTGCGCGCCAAGATCGGCGCCAACCACTGGGACGGCACGCTGGAGACGTCGGCCGCCATCCTGGAGCGCATCTTCGGCGGCGGCACCCACGTGTTCATCCAGGACAACGGCGACATGTCGGTCGACATCGGCGTCGCCGGCACGCCGCCGTCGGCGCTGTTCCTGGCGCTCCTGACGGGCGGATACATCCCGCTCAAGCCGGAGGGCGTGCGCATCAGTTACTACGTCATCCCCTCGAACGAGGGGCCCCTGTTCGGTTTTGACGTTCAGAACCATTACATCTCGGGGTTCGACAGCGGACTCTGGGGTTCGCTTTTCGCAGGTTGA
- the egtB gene encoding ergothioneine biosynthesis protein EgtB, translated as MEPACLLTHPANGPYAAGQAGQHDRYDAVRATTTALAAPLSPEDCQVQSMPDCSPVKWHLAHTTWFFETFLLTHFHPPTAVFHPQYRMLFNSYYNAIGAKHPRPQRGLLSRPPLADVIRYRQHVDEAMHALISRLGGNDPAFDALLELGLNHEQQHQELILTDLKHMLSANPLKPAYVAGGSPALPPGTPAGWTRYNGGVVRIGHDGRGFGFDNEGPAHEVLLTPFHLADRLVTQHEYLAFIRDGGYKRPELWLSLGWERVCAEGWRAPLYWEGQRDDWRIFTLRGLQELELQAPVTHISYFEADAYARWARVRLPREAEWEHAARQLPDEAWSARANLLENGHLDPRPAPARLGASGPVQLFGDAWEWTASAYDAYPGFKPDSGAVGEYNGKFMCNQYVLRGGSCATPRGHIRPSYRNFFPPEARWQFSGIRLARDA; from the coding sequence ATGGAACCCGCCTGCCTGCTGACCCATCCCGCCAACGGCCCCTACGCCGCCGGCCAGGCCGGCCAGCACGACCGGTACGACGCCGTGCGCGCCACCACCACGGCGCTGGCCGCGCCGCTCAGCCCGGAAGACTGCCAGGTGCAATCCATGCCCGACTGCAGCCCGGTCAAGTGGCACCTGGCGCATACCACCTGGTTCTTCGAAACCTTCCTGCTGACCCATTTCCATCCGCCGACCGCGGTCTTCCATCCCCAGTACCGGATGCTGTTCAACTCCTACTACAACGCCATCGGCGCCAAGCATCCGCGTCCCCAGCGCGGCCTGCTGTCACGGCCGCCGTTGGCGGACGTGATACGGTATCGCCAGCATGTGGACGAGGCCATGCATGCGTTGATATCGCGGCTCGGCGGCAACGACCCGGCGTTCGACGCGTTGCTCGAGCTGGGCTTGAACCACGAGCAGCAGCACCAGGAACTGATCCTGACGGATCTGAAGCACATGCTTTCCGCCAATCCGCTCAAGCCTGCCTACGTGGCCGGCGGATCGCCGGCGCTGCCGCCGGGCACGCCGGCCGGCTGGACCCGATACAACGGCGGCGTGGTCCGCATCGGCCATGATGGACGCGGCTTCGGCTTCGACAACGAAGGCCCCGCGCACGAGGTGCTGCTGACGCCGTTTCATCTGGCCGACCGGCTCGTGACCCAGCACGAGTACCTGGCCTTCATTCGCGACGGCGGCTACAAACGCCCCGAGTTGTGGCTGTCGCTCGGCTGGGAACGTGTCTGTGCCGAAGGATGGCGCGCGCCGCTGTATTGGGAAGGCCAGCGCGACGACTGGCGCATCTTTACCTTGCGTGGCCTGCAGGAACTGGAGCTGCAGGCGCCGGTCACCCACATCAGCTATTTCGAAGCCGATGCCTACGCCCGCTGGGCCCGGGTACGCCTGCCGCGTGAAGCGGAATGGGAGCATGCGGCGCGCCAACTGCCCGACGAGGCCTGGTCGGCCCGCGCCAACCTGCTGGAGAACGGCCACCTGGATCCGCGGCCGGCCCCCGCGCGGCTCGGCGCCAGCGGACCGGTCCAGTTGTTCGGCGATGCCTGGGAATGGACCGCCAGCGCCTATGATGCCTACCCCGGTTTCAAGCCCGACAGCGGAGCGGTGGGGGAATACAACGGCAAATTCATGTGCAATCAGTACGTGTTGCGCGGCGGCTCCTGCGCCACGCCGCGGGGCCATATCCGTCCCAGCTACCGCAATTTCTTCCCGCCCGAGGCGCGCTGGCAGTTCTCGGGGATCCGGCTGGCACGCGATGCCTGA
- a CDS encoding tyrosine-type recombinase/integrase has translation MKPWTRRQPRRKPAPTLAEALARYLLEVSATKKGHTSEQSIARIWRATRLAIRPVDRIRSSDLTELRDEWLKDRAPATVVRRMAFLSHVYTVIRKDWGFDQLANPVQLVRRPAVDDARDRRLFDRITLRGLSEDDCPRKELEWIIRATRSAELPTILTVAKETGMRRSEVVGIQREHLDLMHGVVHLPHTKNGRARDVPLTPRAREALRRWVTGKPMRGRIFAMQPGSVTRAFIRARRRARSRYEGMCRHYGRRPNPAYFRDLRFHDLRHEGTSQLATVFQIHELAKVNGNVDTRMLLRYYHPHGRELAQKLARSQLGRRQLEEMRREREIELDTLPLAA, from the coding sequence ATGAAACCTTGGACCCGCCGCCAACCTCGCCGCAAGCCCGCTCCGACCCTCGCCGAGGCGCTCGCCCGCTATCTCCTCGAGGTCTCGGCAACCAAGAAAGGCCATACGTCGGAACAGTCGATCGCGCGGATCTGGCGCGCCACGCGTCTGGCGATCCGCCCGGTCGATCGCATCCGCAGCTCGGACCTGACGGAATTGCGCGACGAATGGCTCAAGGATCGTGCCCCGGCCACCGTGGTGCGCCGCATGGCTTTCCTGTCACACGTCTATACGGTGATCCGAAAGGATTGGGGTTTCGACCAGTTGGCCAATCCTGTCCAGCTGGTGCGACGTCCGGCTGTGGACGACGCTCGAGACCGGCGTCTGTTCGACCGCATTACCCTGCGCGGGCTGTCGGAGGACGACTGTCCGCGCAAAGAACTGGAATGGATCATCCGCGCCACCCGCTCGGCCGAGCTACCCACGATCCTGACGGTGGCCAAGGAAACCGGCATGCGCCGGTCCGAGGTCGTGGGGATCCAGCGCGAGCATCTGGATCTGATGCACGGAGTGGTGCATCTGCCCCACACGAAAAATGGCCGGGCCCGCGATGTTCCGCTTACCCCCCGGGCCCGCGAGGCCCTGCGCCGCTGGGTCACAGGCAAACCGATGCGAGGTCGCATCTTCGCAATGCAACCCGGCTCGGTCACCCGGGCATTCATTCGCGCCCGTCGCCGTGCCCGATCGCGATACGAAGGCATGTGCCGGCACTATGGCCGGCGCCCCAATCCCGCCTACTTCCGCGACCTGCGATTCCATGATCTGCGACACGAAGGCACGTCGCAACTTGCCACCGTGTTCCAGATCCATGAATTGGCCAAGGTCAACGGCAACGTCGACACCCGCATGCTGCTGCGCTATTACCACCCGCATGGGCGCGAACTGGCCCAGAAGCTGGCGCGCAGCCAGCTAGGCCGGCGCCAGCTCGAGGAAATGCGGCGCGAGCGCGAGATCGAGCTGGATACGTTGCCCCTGGCCGCCTGA
- a CDS encoding sensor domain-containing diguanylate cyclase — protein sequence MADGESLAVARVRSKHRYSMRTGLLGLVVACIAPALVVASIAVYESYLIQKERIFRDTIFLARNLTAILDREMTGVEAGLQMLASSPDLLSGDMAGFHQRAREAIKFQVIDSYVLTDRSGRQLVNTLVPYGTELPPSGVAQELARVFRAREPVLSGLFTSAVGRSPTIALGVPVVRGDDVIYSLNVGLSPERIGNVLGRRGLPDGWVAAVLDKSGTIIARTRDMERFVGQKAVPALAHAVQMENEGSLETITKEGTPVYTAFSRSSLTGWTVAAGAPMTLVTTDLYRSIAWLVLGTLVTFGLGLWLALRLANRLTSAVQGLVGPALALGEGRSVELPGTRVKEAAEVGAALLQASRMLAHAQHLAHYDPLTGLCNRVLFGELVLRELAVAQRSGESFAILAIDLDGFKAVNDRHGHAAGDTVLKEAADRMARAIRVSDVAARQGGDEFAVLLLGAGGDDATGVAEALVESLSQPYPNIQVAVSASIGIAVYPQSGVTMLQLLERADVALYRAKGLGKRRVAFDGP from the coding sequence ATGGCTGATGGCGAAAGCCTGGCCGTCGCGCGGGTCCGTTCCAAGCACCGGTATTCGATGCGCACCGGCCTGCTTGGGCTGGTGGTCGCCTGTATCGCGCCGGCGCTGGTGGTGGCCTCGATCGCCGTCTACGAAAGCTATCTGATCCAGAAAGAGCGGATTTTTCGCGACACGATTTTCCTGGCGCGCAACCTCACTGCCATCCTCGATCGCGAAATGACCGGGGTCGAGGCCGGCTTGCAGATGCTGGCATCATCGCCAGACCTGCTCAGTGGCGACATGGCCGGATTTCACCAGCGCGCCCGCGAAGCCATCAAGTTCCAGGTCATCGACAGTTATGTCCTGACGGACAGGTCCGGTCGCCAGCTCGTCAATACCCTGGTGCCCTATGGCACCGAACTGCCGCCATCGGGCGTGGCGCAAGAGCTGGCGCGGGTTTTCCGCGCGCGCGAACCGGTGTTGAGCGGCTTGTTCACCAGCGCCGTCGGCCGCAGTCCGACCATTGCGCTGGGTGTCCCCGTGGTGCGCGGCGATGACGTCATCTACAGCCTCAACGTGGGCCTGTCGCCCGAGCGCATCGGCAATGTGCTGGGACGTCGCGGACTGCCGGACGGCTGGGTGGCGGCGGTGCTGGACAAAAGCGGCACCATCATCGCGCGTACCCGCGACATGGAGCGCTTCGTCGGGCAGAAGGCGGTGCCGGCATTGGCGCACGCCGTGCAGATGGAAAACGAGGGCTCGCTGGAAACCATCACCAAGGAAGGCACCCCGGTCTATACCGCGTTCAGCCGATCCAGCCTGACCGGTTGGACGGTCGCGGCCGGCGCGCCGATGACGTTGGTGACGACCGATCTGTATCGTTCCATCGCCTGGCTGGTGCTGGGCACGCTGGTAACCTTCGGGCTGGGGCTGTGGCTGGCCCTGCGGCTGGCCAACCGCCTGACCTCGGCGGTGCAGGGCCTGGTCGGACCGGCTCTGGCGCTGGGTGAAGGCCGCAGCGTCGAGTTGCCCGGCACGCGCGTCAAGGAGGCCGCCGAGGTCGGCGCGGCCTTGCTGCAGGCGTCGCGCATGCTGGCGCACGCGCAACACCTGGCGCACTACGATCCGTTGACGGGGCTGTGCAACCGGGTACTGTTCGGCGAACTGGTGCTGCGTGAGCTGGCCGTGGCGCAGCGCAGCGGCGAGTCGTTCGCCATCCTGGCGATCGACCTGGACGGCTTCAAGGCGGTCAATGACCGGCATGGGCATGCCGCGGGCGACACCGTGCTGAAAGAGGCGGCAGACCGCATGGCCCGTGCCATCCGGGTGTCGGACGTGGCGGCGCGGCAAGGTGGCGATGAGTTCGCCGTGCTGCTGCTGGGGGCCGGGGGCGACGACGCCACGGGAGTCGCCGAAGCCCTGGTCGAAAGCCTGTCGCAGCCGTATCCCAATATCCAGGTGGCGGTTTCCGCCAGCATAGGCATCGCGGTCTATCCGCAGTCCGGCGTCACCATGCTGCAATTGCTGGAGCGGGCCGATGTCGCCTTGTACCGGGCCAAGGGCCTGGGCAAGCGGCGCGTGGCCTTTGACGGCCCCTGA
- the yddG gene encoding aromatic amino acid DMT transporter YddG has protein sequence MQFAPSRNTATFLGLMAVVLWGTVVGLIRSVSESFGPIGGAALIYTVGSVFLVLLLGFPRLRSFPRSYLVSGSILFVAYEICLSLSLGFAANRGQAIELGIVNYLWPCFTVVLAILINGQRASAWVVPGIALSLCGIVWVVGGDGGISWDRLVANISSNPLSYGLAFSGAIIWAVYCNVTKRYADGKNGVALFFMLTAIVLWIKYGMSAEPALAFGGGATLELCVTAGAMAAGYALWNLGILNGNLTLLATASYFTPVLSTFFAAIWLSTRLTLTFWQGVAMVTAGSLICWAATRGRSARGS, from the coding sequence ATGCAATTTGCTCCCAGCCGGAACACGGCGACCTTTCTTGGGCTGATGGCCGTGGTGCTCTGGGGCACCGTGGTCGGCCTGATCCGCAGCGTCAGCGAGAGTTTTGGGCCGATCGGCGGCGCGGCCCTGATCTATACGGTAGGTTCGGTGTTTCTCGTCCTGCTGCTGGGGTTTCCCCGTCTGCGGTCGTTCCCACGCTCCTATCTGGTCAGCGGCAGCATTCTGTTCGTCGCCTACGAAATCTGCCTGTCGCTTTCGCTGGGTTTCGCCGCCAATCGCGGCCAGGCCATCGAACTGGGCATCGTCAATTACCTGTGGCCGTGCTTTACCGTCGTCCTGGCGATACTGATCAACGGCCAGCGTGCCAGCGCCTGGGTCGTTCCCGGCATCGCTTTGTCGCTGTGCGGCATTGTCTGGGTGGTGGGCGGCGACGGCGGCATTTCCTGGGACCGGCTGGTCGCCAACATTTCCAGCAATCCCCTCAGCTACGGGCTGGCGTTCAGCGGGGCCATCATATGGGCCGTTTATTGCAACGTGACAAAACGCTATGCCGACGGCAAGAACGGTGTGGCATTGTTTTTCATGCTGACTGCGATCGTACTGTGGATTAAATACGGCATGAGCGCGGAACCCGCGCTGGCCTTCGGCGGCGGCGCCACGCTGGAACTGTGCGTGACGGCGGGTGCCATGGCCGCGGGCTACGCGCTCTGGAACCTGGGGATCCTGAACGGCAACCTGACCTTGCTGGCCACGGCGTCATATTTCACGCCGGTGCTGTCGACATTTTTCGCGGCCATATGGCTATCCACCCGCCTGACGCTGACCTTCTGGCAGGGGGTAGCGATGGTCACCGCCGGTTCGTTGATTTGTTGGGCGGCGACGCGAGGCAGATCGGCCCGGGGAAGTTAG
- a CDS encoding phage protein translates to MEPIAVYGDPVDDDKGVRQWGRKVSLIVGDEEALDLSALSFSFAIKRNDAKTPNTATIKVMNASRETASMVQREFTRVVLQAGYEGNYGVIFHGNVVRARWGGSGDTETVLEITAADGDKAYNFAVVNATVPKGSTRADKVRLLCSAMNLYGVRQGYVPDLGGKTAIRGAVMSGMVRDHMQDVCDGANTLWSIQDGKVVIVPETAYVPGSVPVISHDTGLVGMPEQAEKGIKVRMLLNPSIRVGGLVNLDNSRIAEYGYEGRAQGKDATEIDRGEQRRISGDGYYYVMEVEHRGHTRDNDWYTEILCLATDATLFPGDLGRAGAEGAAARPADVVK, encoded by the coding sequence ATGGAACCCATCGCCGTGTACGGCGATCCGGTGGACGACGACAAGGGCGTGCGCCAGTGGGGCAGGAAAGTGTCGTTGATCGTCGGCGACGAGGAAGCGCTGGATCTGTCGGCGCTCAGTTTCAGCTTCGCGATCAAGCGCAATGATGCCAAGACGCCCAACACCGCCACCATCAAGGTGATGAATGCCAGTCGCGAGACGGCCAGCATGGTGCAGCGCGAATTCACCCGGGTCGTGCTGCAGGCCGGCTACGAGGGCAACTACGGCGTGATCTTCCACGGCAACGTGGTGCGGGCCAGGTGGGGCGGATCGGGCGACACCGAGACGGTGCTGGAGATCACGGCGGCCGATGGCGACAAGGCCTACAACTTCGCGGTGGTCAATGCGACCGTGCCCAAGGGCTCCACCCGCGCCGACAAGGTGCGGTTGCTGTGCTCGGCCATGAACCTGTATGGCGTCAGGCAGGGCTACGTGCCCGACCTGGGCGGCAAGACCGCCATCCGCGGAGCCGTGATGTCCGGCATGGTGCGCGACCACATGCAGGACGTCTGTGACGGCGCGAACACGCTGTGGAGCATCCAGGACGGCAAAGTCGTGATCGTTCCCGAGACCGCCTACGTGCCGGGCTCGGTGCCCGTCATCTCGCACGACACCGGCCTGGTCGGCATGCCCGAACAGGCAGAGAAGGGCATCAAGGTGCGCATGTTGCTCAACCCCAGCATCCGCGTGGGCGGGCTGGTCAACCTGGACAACAGCCGCATCGCCGAGTACGGCTACGAGGGGCGCGCCCAGGGCAAGGACGCGACAGAAATCGATCGCGGCGAACAGCGCCGCATCAGCGGCGACGGCTACTACTACGTCATGGAAGTCGAGCATCGCGGGCATACCCGCGACAACGACTGGTACACGGAGATCCTGTGCCTGGCCACCGATGCGACGCTGTTCCCGGGCGACCTGGGACGGGCAGGGGCGGAGGGCGCCGCGGCCAGGCCGGCCGACGTCGTCAAGTAA
- a CDS encoding baseplate J/gp47 family protein translates to MTIPSTAPVIDAAGIRAPSYGEVLQYFKEQYRGIYGADTYLEADSQDGQLLALFALAIHEANTAAINVYNAFSPATAANAALSSNVKINGLARGVATRSAVDLRIVGQGGVTIVDGVATDANRGRWQLPSSVTIPPGGEITVTALSQTLGAVTAPAGSVNQIGTPTLGWQSVTNPAAATPGAPVESDAALRVRQAISVALPSRSVLEGTIGAVASVPGVLRHAAFENDAAVVDAHGLPPHSIALVVDGGDAASIAQAIAAKKTPGTGTHGTTAVVVTDIYGIAHRIRFFRPTLVPLSVQVQMRALPGYTTAIGQAVQRAVADYINGVAIGGGASASVEWADAISAANGVAGNGTFKITGLALRGPAGDGAPDVPLAFNEAAAATPDDVKLTVS, encoded by the coding sequence ATGACGATTCCATCCACGGCCCCGGTCATCGACGCCGCGGGCATACGCGCGCCGAGTTACGGCGAGGTGCTGCAGTATTTCAAGGAGCAGTACCGCGGCATCTACGGCGCGGACACCTATCTGGAGGCGGACAGCCAGGACGGCCAGTTGCTGGCCCTGTTCGCCCTGGCCATCCACGAGGCCAACACGGCGGCGATCAATGTGTACAACGCGTTCTCGCCCGCCACCGCCGCCAATGCGGCGCTGTCCAGCAACGTCAAGATCAACGGCCTGGCGCGCGGCGTGGCGACGCGCTCTGCGGTGGACCTGCGCATCGTCGGGCAGGGCGGCGTCACCATCGTCGATGGCGTGGCGACCGATGCCAATCGCGGCCGCTGGCAATTGCCGTCCAGCGTCACCATCCCGCCTGGCGGCGAGATCACCGTCACCGCGCTTAGCCAGACGCTGGGCGCGGTGACGGCGCCGGCCGGCAGCGTCAACCAGATCGGCACGCCGACGCTGGGCTGGCAGTCCGTCACCAATCCGGCGGCCGCGACCCCCGGCGCGCCGGTCGAGAGCGATGCCGCTTTGCGGGTGCGGCAGGCCATCTCGGTGGCCCTGCCATCGCGCAGCGTGCTGGAGGGCACCATCGGCGCGGTGGCGTCGGTGCCCGGGGTATTGCGCCATGCCGCCTTCGAGAACGACGCCGCGGTGGTCGACGCCCACGGGCTGCCGCCGCACAGCATCGCCCTGGTGGTCGACGGCGGCGACGCGGCCTCGATCGCGCAAGCCATCGCCGCCAAGAAGACGCCCGGCACGGGCACGCACGGCACCACCGCGGTGGTGGTGACGGACATCTACGGCATCGCGCATCGCATCCGCTTTTTCCGGCCCACCCTCGTGCCGCTCTCGGTGCAGGTGCAGATGCGGGCGCTGCCCGGGTACACCACGGCCATCGGGCAAGCGGTGCAGCGCGCGGTTGCCGACTACATCAATGGGGTCGCGATCGGCGGCGGCGCCAGCGCCTCGGTGGAATGGGCCGACGCTATCTCGGCCGCGAACGGCGTGGCGGGCAATGGCACGTTCAAGATCACGGGCCTGGCGCTGCGCGGCCCGGCCGGCGATGGCGCGCCGGATGTGCCGCTGGCCTTCAACGAAGCCGCCGCCGCGACGCCCGACGACGTGAAACTCACGGTGAGCTGA
- a CDS encoding phage baseplate protein encodes MADLNIAGADMVGLLSKKIGDIVVEATLSESHEDTLKITSHPVESGPYGKSAISDHAFKQPLTLTLKCAWSNASYEALAGARAKDVANGKAAADDYATAIYSQLLSLQESREPVTVVTSRRRYSDMLIEKLSVETNKDSFGAVFATVTLREVVVVQTRSTSLPPYAGQKEKEKTADKQNLGVKTPRPVAAPNGGSLHWN; translated from the coding sequence ATGGCTGACTTGAACATCGCGGGCGCCGACATGGTCGGCCTGCTGTCGAAGAAAATCGGCGACATCGTGGTGGAGGCGACGCTCAGCGAGTCGCATGAGGACACGCTCAAGATCACCAGCCACCCGGTGGAGTCGGGCCCCTATGGCAAATCGGCGATCAGCGACCATGCCTTCAAGCAGCCGCTGACGCTGACCTTGAAGTGCGCGTGGAGCAACGCCTCGTATGAGGCGCTGGCCGGCGCGCGGGCCAAGGACGTGGCCAATGGCAAGGCCGCGGCCGACGACTACGCGACCGCCATCTACTCGCAGCTGCTCAGCCTGCAGGAATCGCGCGAGCCGGTGACCGTGGTCACCAGCCGGCGGCGCTACAGCGACATGTTGATCGAGAAGCTCTCGGTCGAGACCAACAAAGACAGCTTCGGCGCCGTGTTCGCGACGGTGACGCTGCGCGAAGTGGTGGTGGTACAGACGCGCAGCACCTCGCTGCCCCCGTACGCGGGCCAGAAGGAAAAAGAGAAGACCGCGGACAAGCAGAACCTGGGCGTGAAGACGCCCCGGCCCGTGGCGGCGCCCAACGGCGGGTCGCTGCACTGGAACTAG
- a CDS encoding phage baseplate plug protein, with amino-acid sequence MNYFEIPVSPIPQVFAISLGGDDYRLTLQYRDGWILDVADDLGRPLVCGVPLVAGLNLLGQYRHLGFTGGLRVTGAESPDDAPTFTDLGRGARLYWVAD; translated from the coding sequence ATGAACTACTTCGAGATACCCGTGTCGCCGATTCCGCAGGTGTTCGCGATTTCGCTGGGCGGCGACGACTATCGGCTGACATTGCAATACCGCGACGGCTGGATCCTGGACGTGGCCGACGATCTGGGCCGGCCGCTGGTATGCGGCGTTCCGTTGGTGGCCGGCCTGAACCTGTTGGGCCAGTACCGCCACCTCGGTTTCACCGGCGGGCTGCGGGTGACGGGGGCGGAATCGCCGGACGACGCGCCGACGTTCACCGACCTGGGCCGCGGCGCCCGGCTTTATTGGGTGGCGGACTGA
- the egtD gene encoding L-histidine N(alpha)-methyltransferase, giving the protein MVSPSALLADAAPRFLAPQPQPAGAEQRELHAGLRDRPAHIDPKFLYDALGSSLFTAITQLPEYYPTRCEAEIFERHGADIARHIGPVQAMIDLGAGDCAKAERLFASLRPRHYVPIDISADYLQSAVRRLRLSYPELRITPIGLDFSQALALPADIATEQRLFFYPGSSIGNLDPEAALAMLRRIHGQCAGGGLLVGVDRVKPRQVLEPAYDDALHLTAAFNLNLLRHVNSVLGTDFNVDDWRHVALFNSDRSRIEMHLEARRATTVSWPGGERHFAAGERIHTENSYKFSPPAFTRLLQDAGYHSTEHWSDARGWFSVFSARA; this is encoded by the coding sequence CCGAGCAGCGCGAACTGCACGCGGGATTGCGCGATCGCCCCGCCCATATCGACCCCAAGTTCCTCTACGATGCGCTCGGCTCGTCGTTGTTCACCGCCATCACGCAGTTGCCGGAGTACTACCCGACCCGCTGCGAAGCCGAGATCTTCGAACGCCATGGCGCGGACATCGCCCGCCACATCGGCCCGGTCCAGGCCATGATCGACCTGGGCGCGGGCGACTGTGCCAAGGCGGAGCGCCTGTTTGCCAGCCTGCGCCCTCGACACTACGTCCCGATCGACATTTCCGCCGACTACCTGCAATCGGCGGTGCGCCGGCTGCGGCTGTCGTATCCCGAATTGCGCATCACGCCGATCGGCCTGGACTTCTCCCAGGCACTGGCGCTGCCGGCCGACATCGCCACGGAGCAGCGCCTGTTCTTCTATCCCGGCTCCAGCATCGGCAATCTCGACCCGGAGGCGGCGCTCGCCATGCTGCGACGGATCCATGGCCAATGCGCCGGCGGCGGACTGCTGGTGGGTGTCGATCGCGTCAAGCCCAGGCAGGTCCTGGAACCGGCCTACGACGACGCCCTGCACCTGACCGCGGCCTTCAACCTGAATCTGCTGCGCCACGTCAATAGCGTGCTGGGCACGGATTTCAATGTCGATGACTGGCGCCACGTGGCGCTGTTCAACAGCGACCGTTCGCGCATCGAAATGCACCTGGAGGCGCGTCGGGCAACCACCGTCAGCTGGCCCGGCGGCGAGCGTCACTTCGCCGCGGGCGAACGCATCCACACAGAGAACTCCTACAAGTTCAGCCCACCGGCATTCACCCGCCTGCTGCAGGACGCGGGCTATCACAGCACCGAGCACTGGTCGGACGCCCGCGGCTGGTTTTCGGTTTTCAGCGCCCGCGCCTGA
- a CDS encoding Gp138 family membrane-puncturing spike protein, which produces MNRLENLNDPQAAIGAALRGALAQTWTAMPAIIGAFDPVAMTCTAQPAIRARVTTPEGTQRSMTLPLLVDCPVYFPAGGNCTLTFPVKPGDECLVVFASRCIDAWWQSGQVQDQAEVRMHDLSDGFVYVGVRSQPRVLPAVSTHTTQLRSDDGSTFLELDPAAGKVRIVAPGGFDVVAPTSEFSGQVLVNGLLSYLAGLVGSGGQGNTAQITGVLNVIGQILANGKRVDDTHTHIAQGANAVTTPPN; this is translated from the coding sequence ATGAACCGACTAGAGAATTTGAACGACCCGCAAGCCGCGATCGGCGCGGCGCTGCGCGGCGCGCTGGCGCAGACCTGGACCGCCATGCCGGCCATCATCGGCGCGTTCGACCCGGTGGCCATGACGTGCACCGCGCAACCGGCCATCCGCGCGCGCGTCACCACGCCCGAGGGAACGCAGCGCAGCATGACGTTGCCGCTGCTGGTGGATTGCCCCGTGTACTTTCCCGCGGGGGGCAATTGCACGCTGACTTTCCCGGTGAAGCCCGGGGACGAATGCCTGGTGGTGTTCGCGTCGCGCTGCATCGATGCCTGGTGGCAATCGGGCCAGGTCCAGGACCAGGCGGAAGTGCGGATGCATGACCTGTCCGACGGCTTTGTCTATGTGGGCGTGCGGTCGCAGCCGCGGGTGCTGCCCGCGGTCAGCACTCACACGACCCAGTTGCGCAGCGACGACGGCTCGACGTTCCTGGAGCTGGATCCGGCCGCGGGCAAGGTGAGGATCGTGGCGCCGGGCGGCTTCGACGTGGTCGCGCCGACGTCCGAGTTCTCCGGACAGGTGCTGGTCAACGGCCTGCTGAGCTATCTGGCCGGCCTGGTCGGCAGCGGCGGCCAGGGCAATACCGCCCAGATCACCGGCGTGTTGAACGTGATCGGCCAGATCCTGGCCAATGGAAAACGGGTGGACGACACGCACACCCACATCGCCCAAGGGGCCAACGCGGTGACCACACCGCCCAATTGA